The nucleotide window CCAGCCTGATGCAGAGAGCTTGCGCCAGCAAGAAGAGCGCAAGAGGCTGTACCAGAGACAGCAGGAGAGGGGGGGCATCATCGACGTTGAGGCTGAGCGTAACCGGTACTTCATCAGCCTTCAGCAGGTGAGAGAAGGgtttccctcccctcctttgATGATAGCTACCTTCCTAACCAGCACCCCCCCTGCCATGGCCCACGGGTGAGCTTTGCTCTACCCTGGGAGGTCTAGGCTGATGGCTATCGCCTTGAACTCTGGGCAAGGGTCCTGCAGTTCCCTGCTGTAAGGAACTGTATCTCTGTCACTGTCTCTGCTCACTTCCTCCTAGCCTCCTGCCCCTTTGGAACCCGAGTCAGCTATAGATGTCTCCAGAGGATCCCACCAGCCCAGCACCCTTGCCACCGAACCATCCACCACATCAGCTACTCACACTGCCCTGTCAGCTCCTCTGCCTATCGCCTCCCAGTACACATGTGAGAAGACTCCAGGCGCTGGGCCACATCTGACAAAGCTGGGTGAGACCAAGAAAGCTGTGCTTGATCCCCGCCGAGCCAGTCGAGGCCCATGGAGACAGCCTGAACGGAGGCACCTGAAAGGAGGGGAGTGCAATACCCTCAAAGGTACCAGTGACACCCAGGAACTGCAGTCTCCTGAAGGGCCCCTCAAGGAGTCCATGGACCTAAAGCCAGAGTCTCGTAACCAAGGGGGTGAAGGTCCCCAAGATAAGGGGCCTGGCGAATGGCAGGGTCCCCCACCCCGCAGGACTCGGGACTGTGCCCACTGGGAAcgcgccaagagtcggacaccggCTTCTTCCTATCCCCGCCTGCCTCGGGGTCGGGGAGCCTACCGGCCTGGTACTCGAAGAGAACCTGTGAGCCTCGAGTCAGAGGATGGTTCCTAGCAGTACTGTGGGGGGACAGGGAATTGGGTCGGGAGTGGGTAATAAAGAGATTGGCCTTGTTTGGCTTTCCTAACTCAGCAGTGCCTAACCCGTGAAGTGTGGCTCTTTCTAAATTTCTAGGAAGACGAGCATGCCAGAGTAGCCCCAATTTTGTTCTGAAGTCTCTTCTCCCAAGAGATCAAGGTCCGGATAAAGGAAGAGTCTGACATCTCAGCTAGAATAGTGGGATCCAAGGAAGACTAGAAGAGGCCAACATTTAAGCAGAATATGCAGGCCCCACCCTGCTACATAAGCCACTGTGCATGCAGCCACATCTCTCTGTCTGTATGTATTTGAAGACCTTTAAGGTGGAGGATAGTACTTTCCTGTTTACTACACTCTCTCTTCTTCCCACCTTGTCTTAGGCAGGCTGTGTCCCTAGCATTTGTATTCGTGGATACCTGAGGGTCCCTGGAGGCATCTATGTTTACAGCCGCAGGATTTTACTCAAGTGCCAACATGGGGAGGTAGGAGGAAAGTCAGACACTAGAGTAGCTTGGCAGCTGTTTattgatctcctggaggagaaagctGGGCACAGCCCGgttgtcacctcctcagagattCTGCATTCTGAATGGCCCCTGCAGGGTCATTTTTATACAGCATGAAGTAGCCCTGC belongs to Capra hircus breed San Clemente chromosome 2, ASM170441v1, whole genome shotgun sequence and includes:
- the RNF25 gene encoding E3 ubiquitin-protein ligase RNF25 isoform X3; its protein translation is MAVSASAAAGDEDWVLPSEVEVLESIYLDELQVVKGNGRSSPWEIYITLHPATAEDQDSQYVCFTLVLQVPTQYPHEVPQISIRNPRGLSDEQIHKISQALSHVAEAGLGTAMLYELIEKGKEILTDNNIPHGQCVICLYGFQEKEAFTKTPCYHYFHCHCLARYIQHMEHELQAQGREREQERQHAAPEQKAVGVQCPVCREPLVYDLASLKAAPEPQQPMELYQPDAESLRQQEERKRLYQRQQERGGIIDVEAERNRYFISLQQPPAPLEPESAIDVSRGSHQPSTLATEPSTTSATHTALSAPLPIASQYTCEKTPGAGPHLTKLGETKKAVLDPRRASRGPWRQPERRHLKGGECNTLKGTSDTQELQSPEGPLKESMDLKPESRNQGGEGPQDKGPGEWQGPPPRRTRDCAHWERAKSRTPASSYPRLPRGRGAYRPGTRREPVSLESEDGS
- the RNF25 gene encoding E3 ubiquitin-protein ligase RNF25 isoform X5, encoding MWAVHAFTLFLKADSTTGSLREKYLKKGLPEDKGKEILTDNNIPHGQCVICLYGFQEKEAFTKTPCYHYFHCHCLARYIQHMEHELQAQGREREQERQHAAPEQKAVGVQCPVCREPLVYDLASLKAAPEPQQPMELYQPDAESLRQQEERKRLYQRQQERGGIIDVEAERNRYFISLQQPPAPLEPESAIDVSRGSHQPSTLATEPSTTSATHTALSAPLPIASQYTCEKTPGAGPHLTKLGETKKAVLDPRRASRGPWRQPERRHLKGGECNTLKGTSDTQELQSPEGPLKESMDLKPESRNQGGEGPQDKGPGEWQGPPPRRTRDCAHWERAKSRTPASSYPRLPRGRGAYRPGTRREPVSLESEDGS
- the RNF25 gene encoding E3 ubiquitin-protein ligase RNF25 isoform X4, which encodes MAVSASAAAGDEDWVLPSEVEVLESIYLDELQVVKGNGRSSPWEIYITLHPATAEDQDSQYVCFTLVLQVPTQYPHEVPQISIRNPRGLSDEQIHKISQALSHVAEAGLGTAMLYELIEKGKEILTDNNIPHGQCVICLYGFQEKEAFTKTPCYHYFHCHCLARYIQHMEHELQAQGREREQERQHAAPEQAVGVQCPVCREPLVYDLASLKAAPEPQQPMELYQPDAESLRQQEERKRLYQRQQERGGIIDVEAERNRYFISLQQPPAPLEPESAIDVSRGSHQPSTLATEPSTTSATHTALSAPLPIASQYTCEKTPGAGPHLTKLGETKKAVLDPRRASRGPWRQPERRHLKGGECNTLKGTSDTQELQSPEGPLKESMDLKPESRNQGGEGPQDKGPGEWQGPPPRRTRDCAHWERAKSRTPASSYPRLPRGRGAYRPGTRREPVSLESEDGS